GCGGATCGCGGGCGTTGTCCGGTTCGATAAGCTGCAGGTAGTCGATCACGATCAGCGACAGCCCCTCGCGTTTCTTGAGCCGCCGGGCCTGGGCGGCGATTTCCGTCATCGTTCGGCTGGGAGAGTCGTCGATGTGGAGCGGCGCCTGGCTCAACTCGCCCGCCGCTTCGACCAGCTTGCGGCGTTCCTCCTGGGTGATCGTGCCGTTGCGAAGCCGGTGGCCGTTGACCCCCGCCACGCTGCACAACAGCCGGTCCCCCAACTCGATCGCAGCCATTTCCAAACTGACGAACAGCACCGGCTGGCGGAGCTGCAGCACGACGTGCTCGGCCATGTTCATCGCCAGCGCCGTCTTGCCCATGCTTGGCCGGGCCGCCAGGATGATCAGTTCCGATTTCTGCAGCCCGCCGGTCATCTGGTCGTAATCGTCGAAGCCGGTCTCCAGGCCGCCGAAGGCGTGTTGCTGGTCCATCCGGGCCGCGATCCGGTCGAGCGATTCCTGCAGCACGTCGCTGATGGTCGCCAGCTGCCCCCCGCCGCGCTGGTCGAGGATGCCGAACACGCGCTCCTCGGCCTTGGCGAGCACGTCGCGGGTTTCGGCCGTCGAGTTGTACGCATCGTTGGCGATGTCGGTCCCCGCCAGGATCAGCGAGCGGAGGATCGACTTGTCGGCGACGATCTTGGCGTAGTACTCGGCGTGAGCCGCGGTGGGAACCTGCTTGCCGAGCTCGGCCAGGTAGGCGGCGCCGCCGATCGCCTCGTAGACCCCCGCCTTGCGGAGTCGCTCGACCAGCAGCATGAGGTCGATTTGCTCGCCGCCGTTGTGCATTTCGAGCAGGTGCTCGAAGATCGTCCGATTGGCGTCGTCGTAAAAGTCGTGCGCGTGCATCACGAGCGCGACTTCGTCGAACACCTCGGGCAGGAGCAGAATGCTCCCCAGCACGGCCCGTTCCGACTCGAGCGCGTGGGGCAATTGCCGATGGATCGACGGCTCGTCTCCGCCGGTCGTTTGTCCGCCGCGTCCTCCGTTTCGCTCGGCCATGTCGCTCGCTCCTTCGCGCTGGCGGTGGAAAACAAATCGCCGCGCCCGTCGTCGACGAGCGCGGCGATTGCGTGGATTGTGGCGGATCGAGGAGGGGACGCAACCGGCCGAGAGAGAATCGCTCGGAATACGCCCTCTGGCAGCGGCGAAATCGAGATTCCGACTCGGGAAAACCTGTTACGACCGGCGCCAGGGCCGGGTTGCGCGACGCACCCAGCCGCCCCTTCCCCGGCATCACTGCCGGGATGCGTCAGTTGGCGCCGACTTGCGGGACGACCCAGACTTTGAGCTCGCCCTCGACCTCGCTGGAGAGGCGGAACTTGACCGTGTAGAGGCCCAATTCCTTGAGCGGGCCTTCCAGGCGAATCTGGTCGGCGTGCAGGTGGACGTCGTTCTTCCGCAACGCGGCGACGATGTCGTTGGCGCCGACGCTGCCGTACAGGTGACCGTCCTCGGTGGCGTTCGCTTCGATCGTGACGCTCTGCTTGGCGATCTCGGCGGCTTCCTTGCGGAGGCCGGCTTGGCGGGATTTCTCGATCTCCTGCAGCTTGGCGCGGTGCTTCTCGACCATCCGCTTGTGGTGGTCCGTGGCGATCGTCGCCAACCCTTGCGGCAGCAGATAGTTGAGGGCGTAACCGCGGCGCACCTCGACGACCTCGCCCTGCTTGCCGAGATCCTCGACCGAGTGGATGAGCAGCAGTTCGACGCCGCCGTGGGACCCGACGGGGAGACGCTTGTGATCGGGGCGAGTCTTGGTCTTCATGGCAACAGGGCCCCGCGGGGCGAACGTGGGTGAATGAATCGGTTGATCGTCAGAACGAGCAGCCCCGGGGGCCGCGCGAGCGACGCGCGTCAGCGATTTGTCGTGGATTTTAGAACGGAATTTCGTCGTCCGGGGGGCCGGCAGGGGCGTGCTGGCCGTAATCGTCGTCCGGGCCGGAGTCGTACGCCTCGGCTCGCGGTTGGCTCGACCGGGCGCTGGTACCGGCGCCGCGGCCTCCTCCCCCGCCGCCTTCGCGGCCGCTAAGCATCTCCATCTTGTCGCCGGTGACGCGCAGTTTACTGAATTTCTGCCCGTCTTTCTCCCAGCGGTCCTGCTTGAGCCGGCCTTCGATCAGCACCGGCGAGCCCTTGCTCAAGTATTCGTTGGCCACCTCGGCGGTCCGCCCCCAGAGGGTGACATCGATGTAGTGGACTTCGTTGACCCACTGCTCGTTCCGCTTGACCCGTTCGTTGACCGCCAGCGAAATCTCCGACACGGCGGTCCCGCTGGAGATGTACCGCAGCTCGGGATCACGGGTCAGATTGCCGACGAGAATGACGCGGTTGAAGCTGGCCATGGCGTTGGGCTCCGCAATTCGGATCGGGCGGCGGTAGTGAACGGATGTACCGCAGTGCCCCTAGGTTAGCAGGCTCGCCGCCGGGCTGCAAGCGTTTCTTGAGCCGCTGCAGCGACAGGGCCGGCTTCTCGGGGGGGAGCTAGGCGCCGGCCCCGACGGGTTCGCCTTCCTCGACCGGAGCTTCGGACAGCGGCTCGCCCTTGGCGTGGGCCAGGATCGGCTCGACCAACTGGTGGGGCAACCGGACGAACAACTGCCGAAGGATCGAGTCGTTGATCTCGCAGGCCCGCGTCAGTTCGGTGATCTTCCCGGTCGGGGCCCGGAAGTAGATCAGCCAGTAGGCGCCCTTGCGCTGTCCGTTGATCGGATAGGCCAGCCGACGCTCTTCCCACAGCCGGCTGACTTCGATGTCGCCGCCGATCGCCTCGATCAGCCCTTCGACCTCCTTGGCGAGCTTGTCACGCTCGCGGGCGAAGCGGTTCGAGTCGAGGATGAACATCCCTTCGTAAACGCCAATATTCTCAGCCAAAGCAACGTGCTCCGTAATCGGGGGCCGACGGCTGCGCAACCGTCAGGCCGGGGTGGTGGGTCGCCATCGTCCGCAGGGATCGCAACCGCGTGTGTTTCTCGTGCACTCGTGACTTCTTATCGTCGATTTGCTCGCGGCGTCTTGCTCGCATCATCGAGCCGCGCCTGAGCGAGTCAGGGACCGGCGCCGTTGAAGCGGCACATGGCCTCGTCCACGCCGGCGGTCGCCCAGCACTTGGCTGCGTCGACCGCGCGGGCGACCTGTAAATCCATCTCGGGGCGTTCGTCGGCGGTGAACTTGCCCAGCACGAAATCGGCCGGGTTCCACCGCTCGGGGACCGGGCCGATGCCGATCCGCAGCCGGGCGAACTCGTTCGTGCCCAGCCGGCGAATGACGTCGGCCAATCCGCGTTGCCCCCCCTCGGTTCCGCGGGGGCGAAGCCGAAGGGATCCGACCGGCAGGTTGAAGTCGTCGCAAACGACCAGCAAGTCCGCCGGAGCCAGTTTGTAAAAGTCGACGGCCGCCAGGACGCTGCCGCCGCTCAGATTCATGTACGTGTGCGGGGCGAGCAGCAGGACCGACTCGCTCCCGATTCGACATTGCCGGACGGCGCCGTCGAATCTGTTTTGCGGCGGGTCGGCCAGCGACTCGGCCGCCAAGCGGTCGAGCACCTCAAACCCGACGTTGTGTCGCGTCCCGTCGTACTTCTTGCCGGGATTGCCCAGGCCGACGATGAGTTTCATGGGACGCGAAACTCCCGTGACAGGGCGACCGGATCGCACCGCCGCTCGGTCGGCGATCCAGGGCAAGTCGGCGAGGGACTACTCCTCCGCGGCCTCCTTCTCGGCCTTGCCGATGACCTCGGGCTCCACGGCGCCGGCGACGGCCGGTTCCGCTTCGACCTCGGCGCCCGGCATGACGCAGGCGACCACGATGCTGGTCGGCTCGCACTGCGGCACGGCGCCGGCGGGCATGTCGATGATGTCCGAGACGCGCAGTTCTTGACCGATGCCCAGGTGGTTGATGTTGACGTGCAGGACGTCGGGGATCGCCACGGGGGACGTTTCGATTTCGATTGAGTGGAGGTGATGCTCGAGCAGGCCGCCGTTAAGCACGCCCGGCGATTCGCCACGGGTGTGAATCGGCACCTCGACGGTGATCCGCTCGCTGGCGTCGACCCGCAGCAGGTCGACGTGCAGGACGTGTTGCTGGAACACGTCCCACTGAACGTCTTGCAGCAAGGCCTGCCCGCTGGCGGCGCCGGCGAGCTCCACTAGGTGAACGCCATGCCGCAACGCGGCGGCCATTTCCTCGACCTTCAGCGTGAGGCTCACCGGTTCTTCGCGGTGGCCGTACAGGATCGCGGGAAGCTGGCCGGCGTCGCGCATCCGGCGGTTCCGCCGCTTGCCCGTGGTGGTGCGATTTTCAACGTGCAGAATTTCGGTCATGTTCGGTCGCAGAAGCGGACGTGTTCGGTGCGAGCGCAATTCGAGCGAGTGCCGGCGGTCGGACCCCAGCTCTCGCCCTGCTCGAAGGGGAGAATCCCTGATTTTGCCCGATTCCCGCTGCTTTTCAACCCCGGGGCCGCGGAATTCCCGAAGGTCGGCCTCAGGGGGGCCGGTTCGGTAAACGCGGGGGATTGCGGGAAGTGGGGGGCTAGGCCGCAAGCGTCCGGCAGGAAGGCGGGTCCGCCAAGCCAAGCCCTGTTAGCGGAAGAGGCCGCTGACCGATTCGTTGCGGTGGATCCGCTTGATCGCCTCGCCCAGCAGGGGGGCCACGCTCAAGATCTTCGTTTGGGGCAGAATTTGATCCTCGTTGAGCGGGATCGAGTCCGTACAGATCAGGCTCGACAGGTTCGCCGAGCGTAGGTTGTCCATCGCGTTGCCGCACAGCACGGCGTGAGTGACCCCCACGTGGATCTCCCGGACCCCGTGGTCGTGCAGCACTTGCGCGGCGCCGCGGATCGAGCCAGCCGTGCTGATCATGTCGTCGAACATCAGGGCGATCTTTCCTTTCACGTCGCCCCCCAAGATGTTCGCCTGAACGGTCCGCTCGGGGCTGACCCGGCGTTTGTCGATGATCGCCATCGTCCCCCCGAGCCGCTTGGCGTGCCCCAGGGCCCGTTTGATGCTCCCCTCGTCGGGGCTGACGATCACCATGTCCTCCTGCGCGATATTCATCCCGATGAAGTGCTGATTGAGCACTGGGGCCGCGTAGAGATGATCGACCGGCACGTCGAAGAACCCCTGGATCTGGGCTGCGTGCAGGTCCATCGTCAGCACCCGGTCGGCGCCGGCGCGGGTGATCAGATTGGCGACCAGCTTGGCGGTGATCGGAACCCGCCCTTCGTCTTTGCGATCCTGCCGGGCGTAGCCGAAGTAGGGGAGCACGGCGGTCACCCGCTCGGCGCTCGCCCGCTTGCAACTGTCGATCAGCACGAGCAGTTGCATCAGATTGTCGTTGACCGGCGGACAGGTCGGCTGCAGCAGGTACACGTCCCGGCCGCGGATATCCTCGTTGATTTTGCAGGAGATCTCGCCGTCGGGGAACTGTCCGAGCGAAACCTGCCCGAGCGGCACGCCCAAATAGTCGGCGATTTGCCGGCTGAGGACTTTGTTGGCGTTGCCGCTGAAGAGCTTCAGGTCAGTCATGACGAGGGGCGAGAGGTCCGAGGCCAGTTGTCGGGCAATATTGTTCGCGGCGGGCGCCGCACCAGTCGGCCAATTCCTTAGGCCGCACGACGAATCAGTCGGCGCTTCCCGCAGCATAACCCAACTCGGCGAGCGCCGCCTCCACCGCCGGCAAATCTTCCCCGCGATTGACGCTCAACGCTTCGCACGGCGCCAAGGCCGGCAACGCCAGCACCGTGCGGCCCTCGGCCAGCAGGATCGCGGGGCAATCGGTCACGTAGTACTCGGCCTGGGCGTTGTCGGCCGTCAGTTGGTCGAGGGCGCCAAGGAGCGCCGCGGCGTCGAAGACGTACGTGCTGGCGTTGATCTCGCGGATCGCCCGCTGCGAGTCGGTCGCGTCCTTTTCCTCGACGATCGCAGTGAACCGGCCCGCCGCGTCGCGGACGATGCGGCCAAACCCCGCGGGGTCGTCCTTTTCGATCGTCCCCAGCACGCAGGCGGCGCTGCGACGGTCCATCTCGTCGAGCAGCTTCTCCACCGACGTCGCCTGGAGCAGGGGCGAGTCCCCAGTGACGATCACCACCGGGCCGGCGTGCTCGGCAAGTTGCCGGCGACACGTCATCACGGCGTGCCCCGTGCCGAGCTGCTCGGTTTGGTCGGCGAACTCGATCCCCGGCACGTCGGCCAATTCCTGCCGAACCAACTCGGCTCGGTAGCCGACGACGACGACGATCCGCCCGACCCCCGCCGCCCGGAGGGCGTCGATCACGTAGCGAACCATCGGCCGGCCGCGGGCCGGGACAAGCACCTTCGGAAGGTCCGATTTCATCCGCGTCCCCTTCCCGGCGGCGAGGACGACGGCCATGACGGGGAGGGAGGGCATAGCGGGAGAAAAGTAGTGCGGCGGAGAGGGGGAAAGGCAGATTCGCGGCGAGTTATCTTGCCAGATGCGGGGCGGGGATTCTACCGCTAAGCCGTCAGTGTCCGGCCCGATCAGTCTTCCCCGGGGCGCCATGCCCTCGTCCGCGTGGGCATGGGACGTGTCGGGAAGTCATGGCCACGACGGCGGACCGTCGAGGCCGTGCCGCTCGTCCGTTGGAACAACGGATCGGCCCAGACCCCGCCCGGGCACTCCTTTCCCCCCGATTGCACGGGCCGTAAACTACGGGATTCGATTGATTCCGCTTCGTTTCCCCTTGGTCGTCGCCGTGCCTGCCGTTCTCGCCGCCGCGCCGCCCCGGTCCCGCCCCTCGCGGAGGTTCGCACCCTTGCAAGACGCGATTGAAAAGGCTGCCGTGCTCATCGAGGCGATGGGCTGGATTCGCGAGTTCCGCGACAAGGTGACCGTCATCAAGCTCGGCGGTTCGGTCATGGAGGAGCCCGAAGCCCTGGCCAACCTGCTGGTGGACATCGTGTTCATGGAGACCGTCGGCATGCGGCCGATCATCGTCCACGGCGGCGGGGCGGCGATCACCCGCGCGATGGCCGAGGCGAAGATCGAAGCCCGGTTCATCCAGGGCCGTCGCTACACCGACGAGGCGACCCTTGCGATCGTCGAGAGGGTGCTCGCCGGCGAGATCAATGAATCGATCGCCGCGCGGATCGAGGAGTTCGGCGGGCGGGCGATGCCGCTTAACTTCGCCGGCCCCGCGAACAACAATGTCCTGTTCGGCGAGCGGCTGACGCTCTCCGGCCCCGACGGTGCGTCCGTCGACCTCGGCGCCGTGGGGACCGTGACGCGGGTCAATCGCGAGGTGCTCGACAACCTCACCTTCGCCGGCCAAGTGCCGGTGATCCCCTCGATGTGCGAGACCGACTCGGGCGAGCGGCTCAACGTCAACGCCGACACCGCTGCGACGGCCGTCGCCCAGGCGGTCGGGGCCGAAAAGCTGGTCTTCTTGAGCGACGTGAACGGCGTGCGCCGCGACAAGGACGACCCGGAGTCGCTCATTCATTCGCTTACCGCCGGCGAAGCCCGCGCCCTGATCGCCGACGGCAGCATCGAAAGCGGCATGATCCCCAAGGTCGAAGCGTGCCTGGAAACGCTCAGCCGCGGGGTACGAAAGATCCACATCATCGACGGCCGCCTGCGCCACTCGCTGCTGTTGGAAATCTACACCAATCGCGGCGTCGGCACCGAACTGGTGGCCGAACCTGCGTGAACGACCTGGCGTCTTCCCAACAACCGTTCCTGATTTCAATACGCTTACGCAAAGACGCAGGATGAACGCGGAGCGTCGCGCTCTGCGTCCTTGTCGCCGCTGCGTCAGTCCCTTTCCGACCTGGAGTGTCGTGTGTCCGTCGCCGCCGCCAGCATGTCGCCTGAAACCGCCGCATTGTTCGAGGAGTACGTGATCCCCAACTACCGCCGGTACGAGATCTCGCTCGTGCGGGGGGAGAACTCGCTCGTCTGGGACGATCAGGGGAACCAGTATCTCGACTTCTTTCCCGGCTGGGGCTGCAATCTGTTGGGGCACTGTCCGCCGGCAGTCGTCGCGGCCGTGCAGGAGCAGGTCGCCGAGCTGATCCACGTCCCCAACAGTTGGCACATGGAAGCCCAGGGGCGGTGGGCCAAGCTGCTCAGCGAACGCTCGTTCGGCGGCAAGGCGTTCTTCTGCAACTCAGGGGCCGAGGCGAACGAAGCGGCCATCAAGCTCGCCCGACTCCACACCCCCAAGCACAAGTACAAGATCGTCACCTTCGAGGGGGGCTTTCACGGTCGAACCTACGGCGCCACCAGCGCCACGGCCCAGCCGAAATACCACGAGGGGATCGGCCCGCTGGCGCCCGGGTTCATGTATTGCCCCTTCGGCGATCTCGACGCGGTGCGGGCGAAAGTCGACGACGAAACGTGCGCGATCCTGGTCGAGCCGATCCAGGGGGAAGGGGGCATCCGCATCGCTCCCCCCGGGTTCCTCGAAGGGCTGCGCGCAATCGCCGACGAGCGCGAGTTGGTGCTGGTCTTCGATGAAGTCCAAGCCGGCTGCGGCCGCACGGGACGTTGGTTCGCCTACCAGCACTTCGGCGTCACGCCCGACGTGATGACGCTCGCCAAGAGCCTCTGCGGCGGCGTCGCGGGGGCGGCGATGCTGTGCAAGAAGGAGCTCGCCCCCAGTTTGCGCCCCGGGATGCACGCCGCGACGTTCGGCGGAAACCCGCTGGCCGCTCGGGCGGGGATCGCCACGATCGAAACCATCGAGCAGGAAGGCCTTCTCAAACGGACCGTCGAGTTGGGCGAACTGTTCCGCCGCGAGTTGGCCCCGTTGGTCGACGAATTGCCGGTCGTGGTCGAGTTGCGGCAGATCGGCCTGATGATCGGACTGGAACTGGCCGTCGACGCCACGCCGATCGTCCAGCGGTGCCTGGAACGCCGCTTGCTGATCAACGCGACCCAGGGGACGGTCGTCCGCCTGCTGCCGGCGATGACGCTGTCCGACGATCAGGTTCGCGAAGGGTGCGCGATTCTCGCAGACGCGCTGCGCAGCTACACGCCATAATACTCAATCGCATTCCTGTCACCGCGGAGGTCGCCGAAGACGCACAGCCGAGAGAGCGATTGGGAACGAGTGCGGGTCTTCGCGTGCACTTCCCGTTTCTGCTTTCCGCACGTGTCCTCCGTGGCGAATCGTCTGCCCCGTTTTTCAGAGTCCCGCCATGCGACATCTGTTGTCCGTCGACAATCTGACCTCCAAGGAAATCCAGCGGATCTTCGCGATCAGCGCGGATCTGAAGCAGAAGTATCGCGAAGGAGTCCGCGAGCCGTTGTTGCCGGGGCGGGTGATGGCATTGCTGTTCGAAAAACCGTCGCTGCGGACCCGGGTCAGCTTCGAAGCGGGGATGACCCACCTCGGCGGGGCGAGCCTGATGCTCGGCGACGATGCAGGGTTCGGCAAGCGCGAAACGATCGCCGACTTCACGCGCGTGTTGAGCGAGATGGTCGACGTGATCGTCGTTCGGGCCAAGGCTCACGCCACCGTCGAGGGGGTCGCCAAGCACGCTGCCTGCGCGGTCATCAACGGCTTGACCGACCGTTCGCACCCTTGCCAGGCGCTGGCCGACGTGTTCACGGTCCGCGAGCAATTCGGCACGCTGGAGGGTGCGAAGATCGCGTGGGTCGGCGATGCGAACAACGTGTCGCGGAGCCTGGCCATGGCCTGTGCGCTGTTGGGAGTGTCGTTCGCCGCGGCGACTCCCCCTGGGTACGAGTTCGACGAAAAGTTCCTCGCTGAGTGCCGCGCCGCGGCGCCCGACGCCAAGATCTTGGCGACGCACGACCCCCGCGAAGCGGTCGCCGGGGCCTCGGCCGTGTACACCGACGTCTGGGCGAGCATGGGTCAGGAAGCCGAGCAGACGCAACGCAAGGCCGACTTCGCCGCTTACCAGGTCAACGGCGAGTTGATGAAGGCCGCGGGGAGCGCGGCCCGGTTCATGCACTGTTTGCC
The window above is part of the Pirellulales bacterium genome. Proteins encoded here:
- the pth gene encoding aminoacyl-tRNA hydrolase: MKLIVGLGNPGKKYDGTRHNVGFEVLDRLAAESLADPPQNRFDGAVRQCRIGSESVLLLAPHTYMNLSGGSVLAAVDFYKLAPADLLVVCDDFNLPVGSLRLRPRGTEGGQRGLADVIRRLGTNEFARLRIGIGPVPERWNPADFVLGKFTADERPEMDLQVARAVDAAKCWATAGVDEAMCRFNGAGP
- the argB gene encoding acetylglutamate kinase; this translates as MQDAIEKAAVLIEAMGWIREFRDKVTVIKLGGSVMEEPEALANLLVDIVFMETVGMRPIIVHGGGAAITRAMAEAKIEARFIQGRRYTDEATLAIVERVLAGEINESIAARIEEFGGRAMPLNFAGPANNNVLFGERLTLSGPDGASVDLGAVGTVTRVNREVLDNLTFAGQVPVIPSMCETDSGERLNVNADTAATAVAQAVGAEKLVFLSDVNGVRRDKDDPESLIHSLTAGEARALIADGSIESGMIPKVEACLETLSRGVRKIHIIDGRLRHSLLLEIYTNRGVGTELVAEPA
- a CDS encoding NTP transferase domain-containing protein translates to MPSLPVMAVVLAAGKGTRMKSDLPKVLVPARGRPMVRYVIDALRAAGVGRIVVVVGYRAELVRQELADVPGIEFADQTEQLGTGHAVMTCRRQLAEHAGPVVIVTGDSPLLQATSVEKLLDEMDRRSAACVLGTIEKDDPAGFGRIVRDAAGRFTAIVEEKDATDSQRAIREINASTYVFDAAALLGALDQLTADNAQAEYYVTDCPAILLAEGRTVLALPALAPCEALSVNRGEDLPAVEAALAELGYAAGSAD
- the rplI gene encoding 50S ribosomal protein L9, with amino-acid sequence MKTKTRPDHKRLPVGSHGGVELLLIHSVEDLGKQGEVVEVRRGYALNYLLPQGLATIATDHHKRMVEKHRAKLQEIEKSRQAGLRKEAAEIAKQSVTIEANATEDGHLYGSVGANDIVAALRKNDVHLHADQIRLEGPLKELGLYTVKFRLSSEVEGELKVWVVPQVGAN
- a CDS encoding ribose-phosphate pyrophosphokinase; its protein translation is MTDLKLFSGNANKVLSRQIADYLGVPLGQVSLGQFPDGEISCKINEDIRGRDVYLLQPTCPPVNDNLMQLLVLIDSCKRASAERVTAVLPYFGYARQDRKDEGRVPITAKLVANLITRAGADRVLTMDLHAAQIQGFFDVPVDHLYAAPVLNQHFIGMNIAQEDMVIVSPDEGSIKRALGHAKRLGGTMAIIDKRRVSPERTVQANILGGDVKGKIALMFDDMISTAGSIRGAAQVLHDHGVREIHVGVTHAVLCGNAMDNLRSANLSSLICTDSIPLNEDQILPQTKILSVAPLLGEAIKRIHRNESVSGLFR
- the dnaB gene encoding replicative DNA helicase: MAERNGGRGGQTTGGDEPSIHRQLPHALESERAVLGSILLLPEVFDEVALVMHAHDFYDDANRTIFEHLLEMHNGGEQIDLMLLVERLRKAGVYEAIGGAAYLAELGKQVPTAAHAEYYAKIVADKSILRSLILAGTDIANDAYNSTAETRDVLAKAEERVFGILDQRGGGQLATISDVLQESLDRIAARMDQQHAFGGLETGFDDYDQMTGGLQKSELIILAARPSMGKTALAMNMAEHVVLQLRQPVLFVSLEMAAIELGDRLLCSVAGVNGHRLRNGTITQEERRKLVEAAGELSQAPLHIDDSPSRTMTEIAAQARRLKKREGLSLIVIDYLQLIEPDNARDPRQEQVSKIARRLKGLARELDVPVLCLAQLNRQVEASRDNKPQLSHLRESGAIEQDADVVMFVHREEYYQSNEEDRERVRGEADLLVRKQRNGPTGDVKLTWIHELTRFRNFSHKPYAEFVGDSGGFN
- the argF gene encoding ornithine carbamoyltransferase; translation: MRHLLSVDNLTSKEIQRIFAISADLKQKYREGVREPLLPGRVMALLFEKPSLRTRVSFEAGMTHLGGASLMLGDDAGFGKRETIADFTRVLSEMVDVIVVRAKAHATVEGVAKHAACAVINGLTDRSHPCQALADVFTVREQFGTLEGAKIAWVGDANNVSRSLAMACALLGVSFAAATPPGYEFDEKFLAECRAAAPDAKILATHDPREAVAGASAVYTDVWASMGQEAEQTQRKADFAAYQVNGELMKAAGSAARFMHCLPARRGEEVTDEVMDSPYSIVVEQAANRMHVQKGVLVWLLGAQS
- the rpsF gene encoding 30S ribosomal protein S6 — its product is MAENIGVYEGMFILDSNRFARERDKLAKEVEGLIEAIGGDIEVSRLWEERRLAYPINGQRKGAYWLIYFRAPTGKITELTRACEINDSILRQLFVRLPHQLVEPILAHAKGEPLSEAPVEEGEPVGAGA
- a CDS encoding 50S ribosomal protein L25: MTEILHVENRTTTGKRRNRRMRDAGQLPAILYGHREEPVSLTLKVEEMAAALRHGVHLVELAGAASGQALLQDVQWDVFQQHVLHVDLLRVDASERITVEVPIHTRGESPGVLNGGLLEHHLHSIEIETSPVAIPDVLHVNINHLGIGQELRVSDIIDMPAGAVPQCEPTSIVVACVMPGAEVEAEPAVAGAVEPEVIGKAEKEAAEE
- a CDS encoding single-stranded DNA-binding protein, yielding MASFNRVILVGNLTRDPELRYISSGTAVSEISLAVNERVKRNEQWVNEVHYIDVTLWGRTAEVANEYLSKGSPVLIEGRLKQDRWEKDGQKFSKLRVTGDKMEMLSGREGGGGGGRGAGTSARSSQPRAEAYDSGPDDDYGQHAPAGPPDDEIPF
- a CDS encoding aspartate aminotransferase family protein — translated: MSPETAALFEEYVIPNYRRYEISLVRGENSLVWDDQGNQYLDFFPGWGCNLLGHCPPAVVAAVQEQVAELIHVPNSWHMEAQGRWAKLLSERSFGGKAFFCNSGAEANEAAIKLARLHTPKHKYKIVTFEGGFHGRTYGATSATAQPKYHEGIGPLAPGFMYCPFGDLDAVRAKVDDETCAILVEPIQGEGGIRIAPPGFLEGLRAIADERELVLVFDEVQAGCGRTGRWFAYQHFGVTPDVMTLAKSLCGGVAGAAMLCKKELAPSLRPGMHAATFGGNPLAARAGIATIETIEQEGLLKRTVELGELFRRELAPLVDELPVVVELRQIGLMIGLELAVDATPIVQRCLERRLLINATQGTVVRLLPAMTLSDDQVREGCAILADALRSYTP